The following proteins come from a genomic window of Alosa alosa isolate M-15738 ecotype Scorff River chromosome 2, AALO_Geno_1.1, whole genome shotgun sequence:
- the crfb12 gene encoding cytokine receptor family member B12 has product MSSLGVLSGVEALCGLMWFIRCCLPSEGALSSPRNLKVELLDFHAKVMWESAPGNPSDTAYVLELQEFGKKWTKIEKCKTMMICDLDDFGTYDDLKNYFIRVKAVWGHESSNWTNASSFQPYSDCQFSPPLLNVMVQEGSILADIHHPVTKKVKELEFALYLYRNVSGQKTEVARKISAQGALSFPNLPPDRYCLRASVHNDQKDQLFAEECIVVHPADEWTPMRVALGVSFLLVLPVGLILIFVLCYLWPKYLKTPQALKVRPGESKLLEVIPDKTRAVVISHLIWGETDDCVSKCEEDNSSLAFNHKTDSTCIRDMSSEGEICLPPEEEDDDDEDDDKCTGSLRHSAGYGLVPDSSDEGAPVEEASSHAAARVPETEEYEENEHPSQYMERLMIGAQWQVHVPLDSLNSQPARSSDRLEFIEETAETPPNISSDSLESIEEEAETPPNSSSGYEPRQIPPNSSSGSEPRQIPPNSTSGYEPRQIPPNSTSGYEPRQIPPNSTSGYEPRQIPPNSSSGYEPCPLICYNSDEGSQ; this is encoded by the exons ATGTCCTCTCTGGGTGTTCTATCTGGTGTCGAGGCACTCTGTGGTTTAATGTGGTTCATCAGGTGTTGTCTCCCCTCAGAAG GTGCTCTCTCCAGCCCACGAAACCTGAAAGTGGAACTACTGGATTTTCATGCCAAGGTAATGTGGGAGTCGGCTCCAGGAAACCCAAGCGACACTGCATACGTGCTGGAACTTCAAGAGTTCGGGAAAAAATGGACCAAAATTGAAAAATGCAAGACTATGATGATTTGTGATTTGGATGACTTTGGAACCTATGATGACCTAAAGAACTACTTTATTAGAGTGAAGGCGGTTTGGGGACATGAAAGCTCTAACTGGACAAACGCCTCCTCTTTTCAGCCTTACAGCGATT GTCAGTTCAGCCCTCCTTTATTAAATGTGATGGTTCAAGAGGGATCCATCCTTGCTGACATTCATCACCCTGTCACAAAAAAGGTGAAGGAACTAGAGTTTGCTTTATACCTCTATCGGAATGTCTCTGGACAGAAAACAGAG GTGGCACGGAAAATATCAGCTCAAGGTGCTCTCTCTTTTCCCAACCTACCTCCTGATCGCTACTGCCTGAGGGCTTCTGTGCATAACGACCAGAAAGATCAACTGTTTGCAGAGGAATGTATTGTCGTCCACCCAG CAGATGAATGGACTCCTATGAGAGTGGCACTGGGTGTGTCCTTCCTTTTGGTTCTTCCTGTTGGACTGATTCTAATCTTTGTATTGTGCTACCTATGGCCCAAATACCTCAAAACTCCACAGGCTCTG AAAGTCAGACCTGGGGAGTCCAAATTGCTGGAGGTCATTCCCGACAAGACCAGAGCTGTGGTGATCTCACACCTGATATGGGGCGAAACAGACGACTGCGTGTCGAAATGTGAAGAAGACAACAGCTCACTAGCCTTTAACCACAAGACAGACTCGACCTGCATCAGGGACATGAGCTCTGAAGGGGAGATCTGTCTGCCacctgaggaagaggatgatgatgatgaagatgatgataaGTGCACTGGTAGCCTTCGTCACTCTGCTGGTTATGGGCtggtgccagacagcagtgatgagGGAGCCCCTGTGGAGGAAGCATCGTCACACGCCGCCGCCCGTGTACCCGAGACGGAAGAGTATGAAGAAAATGAACATCCAAGTCAATACATGGAGAGACTGATGATTGGTGCACAGTGGCAGGTCCATGTCCCATTAGACTCTTTAAACAGTCAACCAGCCAGGAGTTCAGACCGCCTAGAGTTCATAGAAGAAACAGCAGAAACACCTCCAAATATTTCATCAGACAGCCTAGAGTCCATAGAAGAGGAAGCAGAAACACCTCCAAACAGCTCATCAGGCTATGAACCCAGGCAAATACCTCCAAACAGCTCATCAGGCTCTGAACCCAGGCAAATACCTCCAAACAGCACATCAGGCTATGAACCCAGGCAAATACCTCCAAACAGCACATCAGGCTATGAACCCAGGCAAATACCTCCAAACAGCACATCAGGCTATGAACCCAGGCAAATACCTCCAAATAGTTCATCAGGCTATGAACCCTGTCCATTGATCTGCTATAACAGTGATGAAGGTAGCCAGTGA